The genomic stretch ACAGCAATGTCCCATGGAGCCTTTGGCTGACAGCGCACCTAGGTCATCGACGGCAAGGGCCACTTGCTCGGTCGCCTCGCCAGCACCGTCGCCAAGCAGCTCCTCAACGGCCAGAAGATCGTTGTCGTGCGATGTGAGGCCCTCAACATCTCCGGCGAATTCTTCCGCGCGAAGTGTACGTACATGCACCGAACCGAGCAGGAGACGCGAGGAGCAGGCCACAATGATTGCTTTGCAATGGGAGGCATACACGAAGAGGACGACGGTGTGGTCGACCATGTGCATTGTGGCTGCTCTTCTGCGAAGCGCTCTCGGGACACTCGAACCACCAAGACGACAACAACTGACAGGATGATACAGTGAAGTACTCGGCTTTCCTGCGCAAGCAGACCCGTTACAACCCCACCCGTGGTGGTACGTTTCCATTCACACACGATATGCGAGTCGCAGAGCTCGCATCGTCCCTGTTCGGCACATGAGCTAACTTAGCCGGCCAGGTCCCTTCCACTTCCGCGCCCCCTCCAAGATGTTCTGGCGAACTGTCCGTGGCATGATCCCTCACAAGACCGCCCGCGGTAAGGCCGCCATGGAGCGCTTGAAGACGTTCGAGGGTGTTCCCGCTCCCtacgacaagaagaagcgcgTCGTCGTTCCCCAGGCCCTGAGGGTTCTGAGGCTCAAGCCAGGCCGCAAGTACTGCACTGTCGGTCGTCTTGGCCACGAGTTTGGCTGGAAGTACCAGGACGTCGTTGCCCGGTACGTCGATTCAACCGCCACTTGTAGCTTCACTTTTGCTAATTCATCTACAGTCTCGAAGAGCGCAGGAAGGTCAAGGGTGCCGCCTACTACGAACGCAAGAAGGCTATCCGACGGCAGATGGCCGAGGCCAAGAAGACGGCCACGGTGGACAGCAAGACCCAGGAAGAGCTTACCTCGCTCGGATACTAGATATCGGCAGTTGATGAACAGTGTCGGTTTCAGTGACGTGGTTCGGCGTGGATTGCATTGGGCTCATGGGATGTTTCTTTCCTCTACTATACTCCGACCTTTCGAAAGGGTGTCCAGGCTAAAAGAGCACATCAATACCAGGGTGCTTACGTGTTCATGGGTATCTTCGTGGTCGGTCTGCTGTGTCTTCAGGTACTCTTCCGGCTAGAAGCAATACGAAAGAAAAATGCTAGCTGATGTCAAGCATGGTGACGGCGTTGAGCGTTCAGTAATAGACTGGTGGTTACATTTTCAATCCAATGCGTGCATTGCACGAAGCGCCAGACCATGATGATTGCAATTGGACTGTTTATCACGTTCTCGCCCAACTTGCCGTCTGTGTGTGCGCGAACCACGACGGTCGGGCTAATGGATAGCTGGCTGGCAGAGGCGGAATTGACATGTGCCCTCGGCTCGGACGTCGTGCCGCAACGCGACCCTTCCCCAGATTTCCCCAATGCGTGACTTGAGCTTTATTGCCGGCTGTCGACAGGCCCTGCTTACACGGTCATGCCCTACACGTTGATTGTGACAATGACGGTGTAAGTGATTTCCTTTTTGAACACGGCCCAGGTTATGAGCGCCTCCGCTTTTTCCCACAGGCTTTGAGGCAGGTTTCCCAGTCTCGGACATGTCTCGCATTTTAAGCCGCAGCGGAGCTACTCCGCACGCTGGCGTCGATAGTCTGAGCTCAGCTTGGACAAATGTGTAGATCAAATAGATCGATCGCGTGTATATAAGGCCCTGTCCAAACTCTGTTCCGATTGAGCATCGTCGAATAACATGGAGGGCGCCAAAGACCGTCTCAAGCAGCTTGCATCCCACTTCACGTCCGCAAACCCCGTGCCCGGCCCTGCGCCCATCCACCCCGGCGATAGCCACGAATACCATCACCGACACAATTTCCACACCCTAAGCCCGACATGGTTCCTTTGGCGCGCGGCGCAGATAGAACCTGATGCGACGGCCATCTACCACAGAACCGCGAACAACCAGATCCTACGGCGCTCGTATGCCGAAGCCGCTGACCGCGCGCGAGGATTGGCATACTACTTGAGAAAGCATGGATACAAGCGTGTAGGCATATTGGCGACCAACACGCCGGCCTTCTTGGAAAGCATCTTTGCCATTGCCGCGGCTGGGGCTGTCAATGTAGCCATCAACTATCGGCTGAAGCACGATGACATTAGTTACATCTTTCAACACTCGGATGTCGACATGATTATTGCCGACGCAGAGTTCGTCGGTCTTTTGGACGATTATCGAAAAGAGCGACCGCATGTACCTATACTCGTGGATACGGATACAGATGCGACTGAAGGTGAGCTCTCGGGGCCATTCGACGACGCGGTGCTGGAGGGACTAAAGTACGATATCGAGCAAGGAGGAAATGGCTGGGCACATCTCGAGTCGCAAGCAAAAGACGAAGAGCATGTTATTGCGCTCGCCTATACCAGCGGAACGACCGCACGGCCAAAGGGCGTTGAGTATACCCACCGTGGTGTTTACCTCGCTGCAATGGGCAACGTCATTGAATCCGGCCTCAACTACCATACCGGGCGCGCCAAGTACCTATGGACTCTGCCAATGTTCCATGCCACAGGCTGGACATTTCCCTGGTCCGTGACTGCTGTCCGAGGAACCCATTACTGCCTTCGCAAGATAGATTACCCTGAGATCTGGCGCCTGCTTAAGGAAGAAGGCATCACCCATTTCAACGCCGCACCCACTGTCAACACGCTATTGTGTGCTGCCAAGGAAGCTGAGCGCCTGCCCCAACCAGTCAGAGTCACGGTAGCGGCAAGCCCTCCTTCAGCCTGGCTCTTTGAACAAATGTCGGACCTAAACTTGCATCCTGTGCACGTCTACGGTTTGACCGAAACATACGGCCCTATAACCAAAGGCTATCATATGCCCGAATGGGATAAACTTCCTATCAAGGAAAAGTACGACCGTATGGCGAGACAAGGACATGGATTCATCACTGGGAAAGCGACGCGCGTTATCAAGACCGAACAAGCCCCTGGCGTACTTATCGATGTAGAGAAGAACGGCCAGGAAATTGGCGAAATCATCTTCGAAGGCAACATCTGCGCAAAGGGGTATTACAAAGACGCCGAGGCAACGCGCAAGTTATGGGAAGGGGGTTGGTTGCACACTGGGGATCTAGCAGTCTGGCATCCCGACGGGGCTATCAAAATCCTTGACAGAGCAAAGGATATCATCATCTCTGGTACGTCATGTCCGCTCTTCTCAAACACAAGATGATAATACAAACTTGCTAACCAATGCCCCTTCTAGGCGGCGAAAACATATCCTCCGTCGCCCTCGAGGCAATGCTCAGCACGCACCCCTCCATCCTCGAAGTGGGCGTCTGCGCCGTCCCCGATTCGCACTGGGGCGAGCGACCCAAAGCTTTTGTCACGACGAAAGATGGCACGAATAGCGAGACGTTGGGCCAGGAGGTGATTCAGTGGGCAAAGGAAAATAGCGCTATTAGTCGGTTTATGGTGCCGAGGgaggttgttgttgtgaAGGAGTTGCCCAAGACGAGTACGGGGAAGATTCAGAAGAATGTACTTAGGGAGTGGGCGAGGAAGGGGGTTGTGGAGCAGTAATTGTGGGTGTTTGAGTAAAAATTGACTATTCTACCCCGCTTGTACTGTGACTCCTTCTGTCCTCGTCTCCTTCATGTACATGGTTGAACAGACCAGGTGACAGAAATGGATAGCTTGGAAAGAACCATAGAACCGTTTTAGGTGGTAGATGGTCTTGTACTCAATGTTATCGTCTCTCACGACTGCTCTGTCATAACATGAAATGAAAGTATAGACGGAAGATGTGGTAAGCAATTACCGGAAAGAGTGCGCATGATAAGATGATATATAGTCTGCTCTATCGATCTTTTCGAAAACTCAAACACAAAATTATTCCATCTCTATCCCTCTAGAATGCGTTGTATCTCTCCTCTTCTCACTTCCAAACACCTCCACACACCTCAACATGCACTCTACCTTTTCTTCTCCGCCTCGGCCGCCTTCTTGGCCGCcgccttcttcgccttctcCCTTCTCCCAACCGCAGCCTCGGCACCAATGCCACCAAACACCAGCCCCACACCAAGCCACTGCATGCCCGTAATCTCGTGTCCAAACCACCACACACTCCATACCATAGTCAGCATCTTCCTCGTCACGGTAACGGTAACAAGCAGCAGACTAGAAAAGTGGGCGAGCGTATGAAAGATGAAAACCTGACCAATAGCTCCACACGCCGAGAACATGAGAACATCCCAGCCCACGGTCGGATACTGTGTAATAAAGTTGAGGGCATCAGAGAGTTCCGAAGACGCAGTACCGAGATAAGCGCTCAGAGGCGTACTCGCCAACAGCGGCGTAACCAACAGATAGCCCACCGTCAACGCCGTCGACATGATATTCTGCGCACACATCATCTGAGGTCCAGTAAAGCCCTTGAAGGAGGTGAAAATATGATCCTGGACCGTATTCGTAAGGCCGTCAAACAGTAGATTCACTCCCAACAGCACCAGCCCAATACTCTGTGACGCATCCGCCTTCACACCTTTCTTCGCCGCCTTCTTCGCCGTCGACGGACTGTACAAAGTAAACACAGCCACGCCCAACGTCACGAAACCAATGACGGCGTACTTGTACAGCGGATACCGCTTCTGGAACAGAGAGATGTGCAGAAACATGACGGGTAGCAGTTTGCAACTCTTGGCTAGGATGAAGGTTACGTAGTCGATGTGTTTTAGACTGGCGTAGCCAAAGGGCGAGGCGAGCGACGAGGTGAGGGCGATGCCGAGGAGGGGCAGGAGGATGGCGCGCGAAGGGAAGATTGGAAGCACTTTCCGCGTGCCGGTGACGGGGTCTTTGCGGGCGGAGAGGAAGAGGTACATGAGGCCGGTTATGGCGGCGAAGGCGGATTGTACTGTGTTGAGGAAGATGGAGTAGGTGAAGCGTTGGTGTGTGGGGCCGTGGGTGGTGGTTGTTAGACGCTCTTGGATCCACGCCCAGGTCATGCTGTTGGGGGAGAGTTGTAGTTAGTTACGGGTATTCCTTCTTCTTTTCGGCGCGCTGTTGGGCTGATGTGTCGACTTACAAACTACCGTATATACCTGCTACACATATCACTAGTTGGAAGAGACCTGCTTCCTTCTGCTCTTGTGGGTTTCGCGCAAGTAGCTCCGCTTGCTCTTCCAACTTCTGCTCAATCGAGTGCATGGTGCCATCTTGTTGGTGATGCGCATTTCCATTTGTGGTGCCGTTGGTCTGATTGACGTTTCGTCGGACGGGTTCGGCCATTTTGTGTGCACTTGCGTGCTTGTAAAAGTCGTCTAATGCTTGATCAAGTACACGTCGCGTCTTTTTGACCCTCTACAAATGAATAATGCACACGAAGAAGCCGCGGACCAACCGTAACAGAGGCACAGTATAGACAGGAAGATGATGGAAGAAAAGCTAGGCAAGGAAAAGTGACAACTGTCTTATTAATCTCGAGGTTTTACATGGACTTTTTTGCGCAAAAGTCAACCGTGGCATCAAGTCGCGCCAGCCCCGGAGCTAAGACGGAGAACGCTAATTGACCTTGTGGGCACGAGCACGAGCCGTCCAGGTTCGAGGGCGACTTCAGGGATCGGAACTCGGAAACGGGAATCGGAATCTAGCGCCGCGCGCCGCGCGCCGCCCACCAAGGTCCCAGACTTTCGCTAATGGCGGGGGGGGGCGCGCTCGCTCCAATGCCAGCTCCCTTGCTGCTTGCTTCACTTTGCGGCAACGGTGCACAAGCTTGGAGGGGTTTCTCGCCTGCATCCGTGTGTACATTTGTTGCTTGTATTTGGAGTATGCTATATACTTGTACTCTACCCATTGTAGGTTCAAAGCTGATGCTACAAACGCCCTTGGCTCCGCCTGTCGTAAAATCGTGAACAATGCTCCCAAATAGAGAGAAAAAGAAACGCCGGGATCCTGCAAGCCGAGGCGGGCGAATGCAATGTCACACCGCCGCCCTCCCAGCCGCAGGCCATGCAAAACACAAACACCCCATCAAGCCTCACCCCTCACAATCTTCGCAACTGCGCTTTTGACCAATACCCACATGGGCCCCGCATTGACTTCCTTGCCGTTTAGATCCTCCATCCCGCACTTCCTCTTCCAAGCCTCCCTCCACCCCCTCTCCGTGTCCTTTTGCTTCAATCGCATCAGCTGACCAGACCTCTTGCCTTGCCTCCTATACCCCGCCATGAAGGCATCCCACTCTTTTCTCTCCTGCACAAAAATGACGACGCCGTTGCCTGCGTCGATTGGCTGGCTGCCTCCCGACAGGATCCGCGCCTCCCACGCGCTGCCGAGAGACTGGAACGTGAATGTCGACGTATCCAACACGTAGTACCTTTTGCGCTTGCCGAACTTTGATGCGGCGCTGGATGACGGTGTAATCCAGTGCGTGGCGCGTGAGTAGATGCCGTCTGCTAGTGCTTCGTGGAGGAGCTCCGACGCTACGTATTGACGACACTGGAGCAGCAGCTTGTTGCGTAGCAACGTGATGTTGATGTCTGGGTGTGCTGTAGGAACCTGTGGCGAGTGGGAGAGCAAGGCCTTGTTTTGCGTGCGTGTTGACCGCGCGGGGGGCTTGGATATCCGTCCAgacgctcgtatgactgTGATGGGGTTGGTGAATTGGTGGGGTGCTATCGTCTGCGTCTGAATAGGCGCCATGGTTGTCAAGTCTTGTGAAGCCGTGGATGCTATGTGGTCGTATCGTAGTCAAGGTGTACTAAGGCCGAAGATTTTTGGGAGCACACAAGTTTGGAGAGGACGGAAATGGAGAAAAGAGGGAATGTGCGGTCAAGAAACATCTTTAACCACCATGCGTCCCTTCCTAGAACAGCATAGCTCATGAAAAGACAGCTGCCATCCCAGCCTCGGAAATCAGTCGGGCGTCAAATCTGTCTTGCCTAGTGTACCAATCCTAGTCGTCCTGGGCGATCCTGGCAGGATTAGCGACCTGTCCGCTGGCTGCCGCCAAACCTCACCGCGGGCTTGTGCCGCGTGGGGTGCCCTCGTCTACACATCAACTTCCGCCGCCCGACTACAACATTATTACCATGCTTGATACCGTATTCGAGAATGCATGCCGTGTAGCTGAAGTGATGAAGACTCTGGAGTGGCCTGTGGAGATCACCTTGTGGGTCCGAGCGTAGCCCCATGACGTACATCAACTATTCGCCTAGTCAGAACGAAGGGTCCGACCACTCGCACAGCCTTGCCTGTACGTGCTCTCATTTCCCCCATTATGCACAAAATCTTCGCTTTCGTATCTCAAACCTACCGACGATTCAAATCATAACGAGCACAATATTCAGCACATTATTCAGCACATCGATAGTACATCTTGTTTCATTATATCGGCCTTGTTGGTGGGAGAGTGATGGTAGGGTCTATGGGAAGCTAGTTTCGGGTAGAGCATGAGGGAGTGATTAGGGAGGATACATCGAGCCGTGGTAGTAGGAGAGAGTATGAGATGATGAGAAGAATCACTGTTCTCTCccacttcttcttcgcccAGAAAACCCCAAAAATGGATGCCAGAGCTGCTACCCATGAGCAGATATGCTATCCGGATATCAAAGGCCATAACGTCATGATATTCGTGAGCCGCTCAGCGTGCACTCAGATCTCGACTTCTCTCTCGACACTAGAAAGAAAAGCAAACAATGTTCCCAAACAGTCCGTGGTATCCATCAGTTAACAGCAAGTAAGAAATTCAGCAAATCCATGCTTTTGTTATCGCTTTCCGCGGGCTTCCAGCTCCAGACGCGTAAAGACATACAGGTTGAGGACGGAGAAAGCCAGTGATACATATCAGAGCCGGATGGACTCCGCATCGTTTCGCCAACTCCAGATAGGACGGTACAGTTGCCACAATGAAGGCGTGGTGGTAGTACCAACATCAGCCATCACCCGCGCCGATGCCGGAAGGCAGATCTGCCGGCTAAGCGGCCTATTCCTGTGCCTGGCTACGTCGCATCTTCTCAGCCTCGAGGTTCTCGTACAAGAGGTAGAGGGCCTTTTCATTAGCACTGGCGCTACCAGTAATGGTGAACATGCGCTCGCCCGTGTCATCATGCGGTGCTTTCGCAATGGAGATGCGAGCGTTGGAGGTCTTCCGGATCTCGCTGATCTTGGTACCACCGCGTCCTATGATACAACCGACCATGTCAGATGGGATGCTTATGTTCTGGGTCTGCATCTCTTCGCCGTCTTCGGTATGCGTCGGGGGCGGGGGCCTGCTGGCGGCATCGGAGCCGGATCGTCGAGAGAAAGCAGGCGGCGAATCGCTGAAATCAGCACCGTGACCGGTGCGGTTGTACGAGCGTCCGCCCATACTACCACTAGGCGCGCTACCCCCGTTGGAAAGCGGACCGGGGCCAGCGCCGGGTTGGACCCTGACGACGGGGTTGTAGAGGACAGTGCCATAGCCGCGCTCATGGTCGTCGATAAGGCACTTGCCAATCTCCCAGACAGCCTTCTCGATGCCAGCCGGAGATCCTTGGACTTCGACGATACGCTCAGTAGACTGGGGTAGCATTTCCTTTTGTGCAACCATTCGTACACCGGACGCATCTTGAATCTGCTTGATCTTGAGGCCCTGGCGACCAATGATGGTGCCCATCTGGTTGTGCGAGATGAGGAGGCGGATGGCTGCAGAGGTTAGCTTGTAATAATGTAGTGTAAGGCGGCTACGTACGATGGGTGCCGTCGGTGCGAATGACGCCGCCCATGCCCATGGCAGGTGCGCCCTCGAGTAACCCTTTAGCGGCCAAGCCGTATGCCTTTGAGATACCAGAGAGACTACCGGTGACGGAGAGGACGCGGTCATGAACGCCTTGAACGACCTTGCTGACACCGGCGCGCACGCCAGTCTCGTCGCGTAGGTCGGCGACGTTCTTGCCCGCCTTGCCAATGATGACTCCGGCCTCCTTGGATGAGACAATGGCTCGCAGGGTGAGCTGCGACTCAGCGTACTCTTCCTCGGTGCGCGGGGCTACTTCGCCCTCACCGTCCATGTTGAGGCGGTCAAGCTGGTCGGCGACGCGGCTGGCATCTTGGCCGGGGCCGGGCTGAGGCTCTTCAGTGGACATGTTGTAGGGATGGCCTAGAAAGTGCTGCACGTCGTTAGTGACGTAGTTATGCGACGCGCGCAATGTCGCAGTGCTTACAAGAGGAAGGGAGGAGGCGGAGACGGAGCGTGGGGGTAGGTGAGGTGGGGTGAGGGGTGTGAAGAACACGTGTTGAGCGTGTCCAGACTATGGGCGTCGACCGTTAGTGGTTTGTGCTGAGGGTTGTCTATCAAGTTTGGCTGCAGGTTTACTACTCACAGGCGATGACGGAAGTAGCGGAGGAGAGAGTCGGTGCGGGAGGTTACCGACAGGTAAGAGGAGAGCAAGGGTGGAGGAGCGGAGGGGAGAGAATTGGGGATGCGTGGGAGGGAGGAAGTGTGGTGGCAGAGAGCCAGATGCAAGAGGGTGCAGATAGTGGAGGTAAGGTGACGGAGAGGCCAGGCTCTGGGTCTGAGCAATATTTGGGCGGCCGGCTGTAGCTTCCTCTTAGCGAGGTAAGTGGACGAGCCTTGCCTGATTGACAAGGACTGCGGGTGCTGGCAGCAGCTACGGAAGATTTTGATGCAGTAGACGCTGTCCTCGTGCAGCAGGTAGCACTGTCGCCCTGGAAGCAATTGCTGTGCCTTGCCTGCAGCCTGGCGTTTGAATCCATCCACCTGTTTGCAAGTCCTCGCGCGCCCCATCCGCGACACACAATGAACCCCGCGTGCACGAGCCCCATCAACGGCAGTGTCTCCACGAAGATGCAGCTAAAGTTGCAGTATTGGCCCGCATTGCTTGAATTTTCTGCATGTTTGCGCCCTCGAAATGGCTGATTGGCCAGTGTGTACGGAATTTCAGCTACTCAATACCGCCCTTACCAACCACGTATGCGCTGGCTACATACTCATAGCGCCTTCCTCCAACGCCACTCTCAGCTTCCACACGGCCACGTCTCGTTTCTTGCCTAGGTCCCTTACTTATGCGCCTCAAAGATGACCTTCTGTACCTGCATCTTGTTGAATATGTCGTAGCCCTCTACTGCTTCACTCAGTGGCATGATCTTGTCGGCCATGAATCTGTCATGAATATCAGCATTCGTCCACTCGATTCTGAACAGACTTACCCAAGCTTGTCTTGATGCTTCTTCAAGCTCTTTAATGCCTCCTCAAAAACGCTCCTCACAGGACAGCGACCCATCTGTATCCTCAAGTTCTTGTTGTACGCATCATCGCCAGTCCAGGGAATTTCGCCATTGTGCACACCAACGGAGCTGATGACACCCCATGGCCGAATCAATTCAT from Pyrenophora tritici-repentis strain M4 chromosome 1, whole genome shotgun sequence encodes the following:
- a CDS encoding 60S ribosomal protein uL13; amino-acid sequence: MSTFEPVIVIDGKGHLLGRLASTVAKQLLNGQKIVVVRCEALNISGEFFRAKLKYSAFLRKQTRYNPTRGGPFHFRAPSKMFWRTVRGMIPHKTARGKAAMERLKTFEGVPAPYDKKKRVVVPQALRVLRLKPGRKYCTVGRLGHEFGWKYQDVVARLEERRKVKGAAYYERKKAIRRQMAEAKKTATVDSKTQEELTSLGY
- a CDS encoding CaiC, Acyl-CoA synthetase (AMP-forming)-AMP-acid ligase II, which produces MEGAKDRLKQLASHFTSANPVPGPAPIHPGDSHEYHHRHNFHTLSPTWFLWRAAQIEPDATAIYHRTANNQILRRSYAEAADRARGLAYYLRKHGYKRVGILATNTPAFLESIFAIAAAGAVNVAINYRLKHDDISYIFQHSDVDMIIADAEFVGLLDDYRKERPHVPILVDTDTDATEGELSGPFDDAVLEGLKYDIEQGGNGWAHLESQAKDEEHVIALAYTSGTTARPKGVEYTHRGVYLAAMGNVIESGLNYHTGRAKYLWTLPMFHATGWTFPWSVTAVRGTHYCLRKIDYPEIWRLLKEEGITHFNAAPTVNTLLCAAKEAERLPQPVRVTVAASPPSAWLFEQMSDLNLHPVHVYGLTETYGPITKGYHMPEWDKLPIKEKYDRMARQGHGFITGKATRVIKTEQAPGVLIDVEKNGQEIGEIIFEGNICAKGYYKDAEATRKLWEGGWLHTGDLAVWHPDGAIKILDRAKDIIISGGENISSVALEAMLSTHPSILEVGVCAVPDSHWGERPKAFVTTKDGTNSETLGQEVIQWAKENSAISRFMVPREVVVVKELPKTSTGKIQKNVLREWARKGVVEQ
- a CDS encoding Poly(rC)-binding protein 4 yields the protein MSTEEPQPGPGQDASRVADQLDRLNMDGEGEVAPRTEEEYAESQLTLRAIVSSKEAGVIIGKAGKNVADLRDETGVRAGVSKVVQGVHDRVLSVTGSLSGISKAYGLAAKGLLEGAPAMGMGGVIRTDGTHPIRLLISHNQMGTIIGRQGLKIKQIQDASGVRMVAQKEMLPQSTERIVEVQGSPAGIEKAVWEIGKCLIDDHERGYGTVLYNPVVRVQPGAGPGPLSNGGSAPSGSMGGRSYNRTGHGADFSDSPPAFSRRSGSDAASRPPPPTHTEDGEEMQTQNISIPSDMVGCIIGRGGTKISEIRKTSNARISIAKAPHDDTGERMFTITGSASANEKALYLLYENLEAEKMRRSQAQE
- a CDS encoding RhaT, Permease drug-metabolite transporter (DMT) superfamily, producing the protein MAEPVRRNVNQTNGTTNGNAHHQQDGTMHSIEQKLEEQAELLARNPQEQKEAGLFQLVICVAGIYGSFMTWAWIQERLTTTTHGPTHQRFTYSIFLNTVQSAFAAITGLMYLFLSARKDPVTGTRKKRYPLYKYAVIGFVTLGVAVFTLYSPSTAKKAAKKGVKADASQSIGLVLLGVNLLFDGLTNTVQDHIFTSFKGFTGPQMMCAQNIMSTALTVGYLLVTPLLASTPLSAYLGTASSELSDALNFITQYPTVGWDVLMFSACGAIGQVFIFHTLAHFSSLLLVTVTVTRKMLTMVWSVWWFGHEITGMQWLGVGLVFGGIGAEAAVGRREKAKKAAAKKAAEAEKKR